A DNA window from Leishmania panamensis strain MHOM/PA/94/PSC-1 chromosome 27 sequence contains the following coding sequences:
- a CDS encoding proteasome alpha 7 subunit, putative (TriTrypDB/GeneDB-style sysID: LpmP.27.0190) has product MAGTGSGHDQSTDVFSAEGRVFQVEYAGKAVDNSSTAVAACCKDGVVVAVEKIHSSRMLESGSNNRIHAVDRQAGICICGLLPDGRAIVSRARLEAENSRDIFSTPIHGAVLANRVGEFMHAYTTHFAYRPFGCSAIIASYADDGPQLFVSDPSGTVAGYYGIALGKAKTVAKSELEKLNFASLTCEEAVGKLANILHEVHDKQKDKLYEVEAAWVCDKSDRKFTHVPVDMIPPPPSN; this is encoded by the coding sequence ATGGCGGGCACAGGCAGCGGTCACGATCAGTCGACGGACGTCTTCTCGGCCGAAGGACGTGTTTTTCAGGTGGAGTACGCCGGCAAGGCTGtcgacaacagcagcactgccgttGCGGCATGCTGTAAGGACGGCGTTGTTGTTGCAGTAGAAAAGATTCACTCAAGCCGCATGCTGGAGAGCGGTTCGAACAACCGCATCCACGCCGTGGATCGCCAGGCTGGCATTTGCATCTGCGGCCTCCTTCCTGACGGTCGCGCTATCGTTTCTCGCGCGCGGCTGGAGGCTGAGAATAGTCGTGACATTTTTTCCACGCCTATCCACGGTGCAGTGCTGGCAAACCGTGTGGGGGAGTTCATGCACGCGTACACCACCCACTTCGCGTACCGCCCGTTTGGGTGCTCAGCCATCATCGCGTCGTATGCTGATGACGGACCGCAGCTGTTCGTCAGCGATCCCAGCGGCACGGTGGCTGGGTACTACGGCATTGCGCTCGGCAAGGCCAAGACGGTGGCGAAGAGTGAGTTGGAGAAGCTCAACTTTGCTAGCCTCACTTGCGAGGAGGCTGTAGGGAAGCTGGCCAACATCCTGCACGAGGTGCACGACAAGCAGAAGGACAAGCTGTACGAGGTGGAAGCTGCGTGGGTCTGCGACAAGTCGGATCGAAAGTTTACCCATGTGCCTGTTGACATGAttccgccgccaccgtcaaaCTGA
- a CDS encoding hypothetical protein (TriTrypDB/GeneDB-style sysID: LpmP.27.0170) gives MQDQWKIDVESEDQRSRRDMTEKSIARYVKGEMERQVTSSSTSNSVFVSDCTWIMGASVAQPSYLCCGLSNGSVCLLNTSNLSKIYLFEVDRDSRRSRRDSDHGAEGQGSGRVSFASQQLVAVATHIVSAGANLAAVQALLCVTLDNVVCVCPMDMSTVLERKKVSRSDMAKVKPFPAVAAGAVLHSSIHFNPKGNNILALLCIEQKSSAAPGASSIRYCVAFLSSPDATVKLQSKYTSEEDWHTLAPPSAGGDSCSSAPVELCYCGWWSVDTFVCVWSNSEVQFLNAAGMGVIGGCRLLNHCASDAVTNATVARSGAGEVSDSAASGLVSVVFDHNIAASFYVTTRHNANTNAQELKRHRSEALLTVALIPTMQTYCTEDIPIRELHLVRSFSWTVVLLLESGALVFLDAGTMRLSVHRALNRMRTPDAGRYHAGPLMVAPRDFFCVVSGRPFSAVVVEHNTAFLLRSQ, from the coding sequence ATGCAGGATCAGTGGAAGATCGATGTGGAGTCGGAGGACCAAAGGTCGCGCCGCGACATGACGGAGAAGTCGATCGCCCGCTACGTGAAAGGCGAAATGGAACGTCAAGTGACTTCTTCCTCTACGTCGAACTCCGTCTTTGTGTCTGACTGCACGTGGATCATGGGCGCGTCGGTTGCTCAGCCGTCCTATCTCTGCTGCGGACTGAGCAATGGGAGTGTGTGCCTCCTGAACACGTCAAATCTCTCCAAGATTTACCTCTTCGAGGTCGATCGTGATTCTCGTAGATCGAGGCGAGACAGTGATCATGGAGCCGAAGGGCAGGGATCTGGGCGTGTGTCTTTTGCTTCTCAGCAACTCGTCGCGGTGGCAACGCACATCGTTTCTGCCGGTGCCAATCTAGCCGCTGTGCAGGCACTGTTGTGTGTGACCCTCGACAAcgtcgtgtgcgtgtgtccaATGGATATGTCGACTGTGTTGGAGCGAAAAAAAGTGTCGCGCAGCGATATGGCCAAGGTGAAGCCATTcccggcggtggcagccggCGCGGTGCTACACTCCTCTATCCACTTCAATCCCAAAGGCAACAACATATTGGCACTGCTCTGCATTGAGCAGAAGTCTTCTGCCGCCCCAGGTGCGTCGTCAATTCGCTACTGCGTGGCCTTTCTCTCATCACCGGATGCGACGGTGAAACTGCAGAGTAAGTACACGAGCGAGGAGGATTGGCATACTCTCGCTCCTCCGTCTGCCGGTGGAGACTCGTGCTCCTCTGCCCCAGTGGAGCTGTGCTACTGCGGGTGGTGGTCGGTGGACACATTCGTGTGCGTTTGGTCGAACAGTGAAGTCCAGTTCTTGAACGCGGCTGGTATGGGGGTGATTGGTGGATGTCGACTACTCAACCACTGTGCCTCAGATGCGGTGACGAACGCCACAGTGGCCCGATCAGGTGCTGGGGAGGTGTCTGATAGCGCTGCCTCTGGCCTTGTCTCTGTTGTGTTCGACCACAACATCGCCGCGTCCTTTTACGTCACGACGCGACACAACGCCAACACTAATGCGCAGGAGCTGAAGCGCCATCGCAGTGAGGCGCTCCTCACCGTGGCGCTAATCCCCACGATGCAGACCTACTGTACAGAGGACATCCCCATCCGAGAACTTCACCTCGTTCGATCGTTTTCATGGACTgtcgtgctgctgttggagAGTGGTGCGCTTGTCTTCCTAGATGCGGGAACGATGCGACTCTCCGTTCATCGTGCCCTGAATCGCATGCGGACCCCGGATGCCGGTCGTTATCACGCAGGCCCTTTGATGGTCGCCCCGCGGGACTTCTTCTGTGTGGTGAGTGGTAGGCCGTTTTCAGCCGTCGTCGTGGAGCACAACACGGCGTTTTTGCTGAGGTCTCAGTGA
- a CDS encoding hypothetical protein (TriTrypDB/GeneDB-style sysID: LpmP.27.0180), with amino-acid sequence MLRSALRYGVHKVGYTHPHHLPVPCAQRWDLRLARARIFQEYIEEKAPGAWQLEDERHMSPEFSSFTGYPMRNLRPGYGQNLPEFIMKKRLPNNTHYELFARRDIPNEDNAMYGKLLYDMTIHGTSLPSIYRMHKDINKAQRNDRKLSGNRFKVLNSSGAKNPPSGFEPIPDAGEEEDE; translated from the coding sequence ATGCTCCGTAGCGCGCTGCGCTACGGCGTTCACAAGGTGGGctacacgcacccacaccacctccCAGTCCCATGCGCGCAGCGTTGGGATCTCCGActcgcacgtgcgcgcatcTTTCAGGAGTACATTGAAGAGAAGGCTCCGGGTGCATGGCAGTTGGAGGACGAGCGCCATATGTCGCCAGAGTTCAGTTCCTTCACCGGCTACCCAATGCGTAACTTGCGGCCCGGCTACGGTCAGAACCTGCCCGAGTTTATCATGAAGAAGCGGCTGCCGAACAACACGCATTACGAGCTGTTTGCCCGCCGAGACATCCCCAACGAGGACAACGCCATGTATGGGAAGCTTCTTTATGACATGACGATTCACGGCACCTCCTTGCCATCGATCTATCGGATGCATAAGGATATCAACAAGGCACAGCGCAACGACCGCAAGCTGTCTGGCAATCGCTTCAAGGTCCTCAACTCTAGCGGCGCCAAGAACCCGCCATCTGGCTTTGAGCCAATTCCCGATGctggtgaggaagaggatgagTGA